AGAGGCTTTCAGTTTAACAGATTGTCAAACTGAGCAAGAATTGATGAATTTTGCTCTAGAAGAGTTGATTCGCACCCGCAAAAAGCGGAATTTGCTGGATTTGAGTGGACAAATTCAATTTTCAGATCGCTACGATTATAAGGAATTACGGTCAAACCGAAATGTTTCTGATTGATACAGGAGTTCTTGTACATGATGCCGGAGTACCAACAACTGATTATTTCCGATCCCCAAATTATGATGGGAAAACCAACGATTCGGGGAACTCGAATTACCGTTGAATTGATTCTAGAAAGTCTTGCGGCTGGTGAAACTGAGGAACAACTCTTACAAGCTTATCCTAGACTCGATCGCCAGTCTATCCTTGCCGCCCTTGCCTTTGCTGCTGAAGCGTTAAAGGCGGATGTGGTGTATCCAGTGTTAGATGTAGCTTCGTGAACTTGTTGGC
This portion of the Roseofilum capinflatum BLCC-M114 genome encodes:
- a CDS encoding type II toxin-antitoxin system VapB family antitoxin, which gives rise to MKMPIELNEQLVKEAFSLTDCQTEQELMNFALEELIRTRKKRNLLDLSGQIQFSDRYDYKELRSNRNVSD
- a CDS encoding DUF433 domain-containing protein, with amino-acid sequence MPEYQQLIISDPQIMMGKPTIRGTRITVELILESLAAGETEEQLLQAYPRLDRQSILAALAFAAEALKADVVYPVLDVAS